The Catenulispora sp. MAP5-51 genome segment GTCGACATCCGCCGCTCCGGCGACCGGTCCGAGACCGAGCTTTCGTGGCTGCACGGCCGGCACTCGTTCTGGATCGGCGGCCGGCCCCACGACCCCGACAACACTCACCACGGACTGCTGATGGTCCACAACGAGGACGTCATCAAGCCGGGCACCGGCTTCGAGACGCACCCGCACCGGGATATGGAGATCGTCACCTGGGTCCTCGAAGGCGCCCTGGTCCATCAGGACTCGGTCGGCAACTCGGGGATCATCTATCCCGGGCTCGCTCAGCGGATGAGCGCCGGCACCGGAATCATGCACTCGGAGAAGAACGATTCCCGGCGCCTCGGCGGCGAGCCGCACACCGATCCCGTGCATCTGGTCCAGATGTGGATCGTCCCCGATGAGAGCGGCGTCACGCCCGGCTACGAGCAGCTGGAGATCGACCATGAACTGCTGTCCGGGGCGCTGGTGACTGTCGCCTCGGGCATGCCGAAGCACGCCGATGACACCGCCATCCGCATCCGGAACCGCGACGCGGCACTGTACGCGGCCCGACTGATACCCGGACAGCCGATTCAGCTGCCCGAGGCCCGGTACCTGCACGTGTTCCTCGCCCGCGGCGCGGTCGAGCTTGAAGGTGCCGGCGCGCTCGCGACCGGAGACGCCGTACGCCTCACAGCGACCGGCGGCCAACGAATCGCCGCCCTGGAACCCGCCGAAATTCTCGTCTGGGAGATGCACGCGGCCCTGGCCGGCCCGACTCTCGTTTGCGCAATGACTTGAAGGTTCAAGTAACTTCATCGAAGGGGAGAACACCGTGAACACCACCTCGAAGCGCATCGGGATCGCCGCGGCCGTCGCCGCCGTGGCTGTGGGGGGCTTGACCGTCGCGAGCGGCACCGCGAGCGCGACGACAACCGACCGGCCCCACGGCCTCGACAACGCCAAGGTCAGGGCCAACGAGGCCGTCGTCGAAGCCTTCATGCGCGACGTCCTCGACAACCACCGCGGCGATCACGCCGCCGCCTACTTCACCCCGACCATGGCCTGGCACGGCGGCAGCGTCGGCACCGTGTCCGGCGCCGGCAACGTCGCCGGGCTGATGACCGCCGTGGTGACCTCGATCCCGGACCTGCGCGCCGCCCAGCAGGACATCGTCGCCCAGGGCGACGAGGTGGTGGTCCGCCTGGTCGTCACCGGCACCCAGACCGGCCCGATCCTGAACATCCCCGCCAGCGGCAAGCCGGTGCGCTGGGACGCGATCGACGTGTACCGCCTGGCCGGCGGCAAGATCGCCGAAGAGTGGGCCGGCGAGGACTTCACCGCCTTCCTGAACGACACCGGGACCTACAAGGCCCCCTGGATCCAGTGACTTCGCTGACGACGCCAGACCCGAAACCCGTACCCACCCACACAGAGAAGGAGACAACCGTCATGCATGAGAACGAGAAGATCATCCGCGCCGCCTACCAGGTCGCCGAGGACCAGGACGTCGCCGGCTGGGTCGCCGCCTTCACCGAGGACGGCACCTTCACCGACGAGTCCATCCCCTACACCTACCAGGGCCCGCAGGAGCTGGGCCTGACCGTCGAGGTCTACGCCAAGGCGTTCCCCGACATGCACCGCGAGCTGGAGAAGTTCTACGTCGTCGACAACATGGTGATCGTGCAGCTGCGGTTGCAGGGCACCCACACCGGCCCGCTGGAGCTGCCGACCGGCACCGTCCCGCCGACCGGCAAGCGGATGGACGCCCCGTGCTGCGACGTCTTCGAGCTCGTCGACGGCAAGATCAAGCGGTTCGACTGCTACGCCGAGGGCTCGGTCATCGCCAAGCAGCTCGGGCTCGCCTGACACCCGCTGACCAGAGCACGGCACAAAGTGCCCATACTCCGCCGCACCATGCCCGGAAAGGCAACCAGGACCATGTCCGTGCTCGACTCCGCCACGAACCGACGCTCGTTCCTGACCCGATCCGCGACGCTCGCGGCCGCCCCGGCGCCCGCATTCGCCCAGCGCCGGCCTCAGCCCACCAGGCCGGCGCACATTCGTCGGCGTGGATCTCCGCTCCGTCTGGTGGGGATCCACGCCTCACCGCGTGAGCGGCAGGTCCCGGAGCTGTCGCCGCGAGGTGATCTCGAGCTTCTTGAAGATGCTGCGCAGATGCGCGTCGATCGTCCGCGGGCTCAGGAACAGCTGCGCTCCCACCTCCTTCGACGTGGCGCCGGTGGCGACCAGCTTGGCGATCTGGAACTCCTGGGCCGTGAGCCGGCCGGCGCCGTGCCCGCCGGGCCCGGATGGCCGAGTCTCGACGCGCTCTCCCAGCGCGCTCAGCTCACGTGCCGCGCGCGTCGCGAACCCGTCCGCTCCGATCGCGGTCAGCATCTCGTGGGCTTCCCGCAGGTTGGTCCGGGCGGCCTGGCGGTGGCCGGCCCGCCGTAGCCACTCGCCGTACAGGAGCCGGGTTCGTGCGGTGTGCAAGCGGCCTTCGCTGTGCTCGAAGTTGTCGATCGCGGCGCGGTAGAGGCCGTCGGCGGCCGGGCCTTCGGCGATGAGGGCCCGGCAGCGCAGTTCCACTCCTGCGGCCCACTCGGTGCGGTTCGCTCCCGTTCGCTCCGTGAGCGTCTTCACCATGGGTACCGCGAGTTCCCGGCGGCCCGACCGGACGGCGGCTTCCACGAATTCGTGCGGTGTGCAGGAGTGGAAGCCCATCTCGTCGAGCTCGGCCGATGGTCGGCAGGCCTCCAGCGCTTCCTGGTACCGGCCGCGGCTGTTGAAGAACACCGCCTGGGCGAACTCGATAGCGGTGACGAGCCGTCCCTCGCCGCGTTCGACGGCGCCGCGGCGGGCCTTCTCGGCGAGTACGGCCGTCCGGCTGTCCCCGCGCCACGCGGCGAGGGTGATCTCGACGTACTCCATTCCAGGCGCGCCGATCTCAGCGGCGATGGCGCAGGCCTCGGCGACGTTCGCGGTGGCGTCGTCGAACCGGCCGGCGTGGATGTCGGTGAGCGCGAGGTAGCTCAGGGACACCGGAAGCGCCGCCACCGTACCGGTCGAGCGGGAGGACCGGACCTGGCGGTCGGCCAGGGTGCGCCAGGCCGTGTCCTCGAACAAGTCCATCGCGGCGCTGCAGGCCAGCCAGACCTCCCCCGGCGAGAACGCGTCGTCGTCCTCTTCCTTCACATAGAGGTCGACCACCTGGCGCAGGAGCGGTGCGGCTTCCAGGAATCCCGATCTGACCTGCGTCGTCAGGCCGTCTAGCAGGAGGTCGACCGGTCTGGTCGGCGACGGCGCGGGGAGCACCGTGCGAGCCCGGTCGGCCGTCTGGAGCAGGCGGGGGCCTTCGGTGAACCGGCCGACGAAGACGGCGCCGGCCAAAGCCTCCAGGAAGATGTCCCGGGCGGCGGCCTCGTCCAGGCCCATGGTCAGGTTCGCGGCGTGTTCGAGCCGTGCGACCGCTTCGTCGCTGCGGGCCTGGTCGAAGGCGATCCTCGCACGCAGCGTGGCGCCGCGTGCGTGGCTCGAGGCGTCGCAGGGCCCCGCGTCGGCGACGGCCAGGAGCTCCAGCGCCCGGTCACCGGCGCCGGCGTCCCGCTTCGCGCACGCCGCCGCGAGCGCTCGCTCGGCCCGCCGCGCCGGGTCGGGAGTCAGCTGGGTCGCCGCTTCCAGGAACGCCGCCGCGGCGGCGATGCCGCCCCGCGCCCGGGCCCGGCCGGCCGAGAGTTCGAGCGCGTCGGCCACTCCGGCGTCCGGGCCGCAGGCGGCCTGGGCGCGGTGCCAGGCCCGGCGGTCCGGCTCCTCGCCGTCGTCCATGGCCTGGGCCAGCGCGCCGTGCACGGCCCGGCGGTCGGACAGCGAGGCGTCGCGGTAGATCACCGACCGGACCAGCGGGTGCCGGAAACGCACCCAGAGCCCGAAGGCGATCAGGCCGGTCTCCTCCGCGGGGGTCGCCGCGGTCGAGCCGATGCCCAGCCGCTCGGCCGCGCGCCATAACAGGACGCTGTCTCCGGTCGTCTCCGCGGCGGCCGCGAGCAGCAGGAGCCGGGTGTCCGGCGGCAGTCCCCGAAGGCGGGACCGGAAGCTGGCCTCCACCTTGCCCGAGACCGGGACCGCGTCGGGCGCGGCGAACCCGCCGGCCAGGTCCGCGCTGCGCGGGAGCTCCAGCAGGGCCAAGGGGTTGCCGCGGGACTCGCCGAGGATGCGGTCCCGTACCCGGTCGTCCAGCGGCGCCCGGATCCGCGATCTCAGGAGGCTGAGGGCGTCGGGCTCCGGCAGCCCGTCGAGCCGGAGTTCGGGCAGTCCCGCCAGCTCCCACTGGACTTCGGGTTCGCGGATGGCGAAAAGAAGCGCCACCCGCTCGTTCTGGACTCGCCGTGCGACGAACGCGAGCGTCCGCGCCGATGCCTGGTCCAGCCACTGCGCGTCGTCGACGACGCACAGCAAGGGCTGCTTCGTCGACGCCTCCGCCAGCAGCCCGAGCACGGCTAGGCCTGCCCGGAAGCGGTCCGGAACACCCTCGCCTCCCATCCCGAACGCGGTGCTCAGGGCATCGCGCTGAGGCGCGGCAAGCTTCCCGAAACCGTCCAGGACAGGGGAGCACAGCTGGTGCAGGGCGGCGAAGGCGAGCTCGGTTTCGAACTCCACGCCGCTGACCCGCAGGATCCGCACGTCGTCAACGGTGAGAACGGACTCCAGCAGGGCGGTCTTGCCGATGCCCGCCTCGCCGCGCACGACGAGCGCCCCGCCCCGGCCCGCTCGCAGCTCGGTCACGAGCCGGTTGAGGGCAGCGGACTCCGCCCGCCGTCCGACGAGATCCGAGCCTTGGGCTGGTGCGGGACGATCTTTCATGTGCGCAGCTTCCCCATCGTGCGCGCCGCCTGAGTGCTGCGACGGCGAGATGGTTGATGAATTCTCAACAATAGCGCGGGCGGGCGAGGTGGTGCCCGGTGCGCGAGCCGCGTCCCGCACCGAGAACATACCAAATACTGACCACTTGGCCGATTGCCTAGTCCGCGGCATCGGCGAAGCTAGGCGATCTTCACCGATGCGGATCTCCGCATCCGGCGGAAGGCTTGAGGGCCGGTGGCATCCGACCGGTGCGACCGCGGCCGACGCAGGAGGTCACCTCATGAAGGCGCTTGTCGCGCGCGACTATGGTCCCCTGGAGGACCTGGTGGTCGAAGAGATGCCCGTCCCGGTCCCGGGGCCCGGACAGCTGCTGGTCCGCACCGAGGCCGCCGCGCTGAACCCGGCGGACACGGCCTTGATTACCGGCGCGATGCGGGATGTGCTCCCGGTCGGGCACCCATTCATCCCCGGGGTCGACACCGCCGGCATCGTGGTCGCGGTGGGCGAGGGCGTCACCCGGTTCGCGGTCGGCGACCCGGTCCTGGCCTGGAACGGCATCCCGTCGGGAACGCTCGCCGAGTTCGCGATCGTCGGCGACGGGCCGGGGACCGGACACCGTCCCGCCGCGCTTGACCCGGTCCGGGCCGCGGCGCTGCCGACCGCCACGCTCACCGGCGCCGCGCTGCTGGACGCCGCCGAGGTCAAGCCGGGCGGAACCCTCTTGATCGTCGGCGCGTCCGGCGGCATCGGATCGTTCCTGGTGCAGATGGCAGTCCAAGCCGGCGTGCGGGTCCTGGCGACCGGCCGGGCAGAAGACGAGGAATACCTGCGGGGCCTCGGTGCGCACGAGTTCATCGACTATCGGGACGCCGCCGTGGCGGCCCAGACTCGGCGGCTGGTGCCCGGCGGCGTCGACGCGGTGATCGATCTGGCGCTGGCCGGACCGGCGCTGGCGGGCTCGGCCGCGGCGGTGCGGTCCGGCGGTCTGGTGGTGTCGCCCAAAGGCGGCCCGGATCTGTTCGACGGGGGAGTCACCGGCGTCTATACCGGCGTCACCCGGCCCGAAGGCCGGCTCGAAGGATTCGCGACGCAGGCCGCCGAAGGCCGGCTGCAAGTGCCGATCGCGGCCGAGTACCCGTTCGCCGACGTGCGGCAGGCGGTCATCGATTTCCCCCGGCGGCACCTGCTCGGCAAGGCGATCGTCGTGTTCCCGCCGATCGAAGCGGAGTGATGCGGCCACTATGTCCCGCCGCCCGGAGAGGCAGTGCCGCGGCCTAGGCAGCTCCGGCGCCAACGCTGGCGCTGGCGCCGCCTCCGCCGGAGCCCTTGTCGTGCTCCCGGTAGAGCACCAGGTGCTCGTGGTAGAGGACGCCGTCGCGGACATCGCCAGTAGCGGTGAAGCCCGTGTCGTCCTGGTAGTCGATGTGGTCGCCCCGGACCGTGTACGAGCCGGTGTAGGCACTCGGGCGATCGCCGCGAGCCTCGTCGTAGCGTCCGTCCGCGCGCAGTTCCTGCCGGATGTAGCCGTCTTCGGTCACCCACATTCCAACGAAGGGGTGCCGGTCCGGTCCGGGTTCTCTGGTGTCGCCATTCATGAAGCCACCATCATCCCGACGCCGCCGGGCGACCAGGCCGCGTCTTCCCCAGGTGTGGCACACCCAGGAAGACCGTGTCCTGGCTTCCGAGCTGAGGCTGAGCTCAGGATGACGCATGGCTGATCTCGAACTGCTCGTCGTGGTCCTGGCCTCGGTGCTGCTGAGGAGCAGAGCCTGAGGAAGGCCGTTCTGCTTCAGCGCCACCCCGCCGCGACGGCTCAGGCCGCTGGCGATCAGACCTCTGACAGGGTGTCCGCCGACTGATCGGTCGCGGGCTTCCTCGCCGCGGCCTGCTTCGATCCCGCGGCCATGATCCGCAGCGTCTCGAAGGCGGCGGCGGTTGGGCTGGCCGGTTCGGCCTGGTACACGACCAGTTGTTGATGAGGGGCGCCGTTGACGGTGAAGGATG includes the following:
- a CDS encoding pirin family protein; protein product: MAASGTPTVDIRRSGDRSETELSWLHGRHSFWIGGRPHDPDNTHHGLLMVHNEDVIKPGTGFETHPHRDMEIVTWVLEGALVHQDSVGNSGIIYPGLAQRMSAGTGIMHSEKNDSRRLGGEPHTDPVHLVQMWIVPDESGVTPGYEQLEIDHELLSGALVTVASGMPKHADDTAIRIRNRDAALYAARLIPGQPIQLPEARYLHVFLARGAVELEGAGALATGDAVRLTATGGQRIAALEPAEILVWEMHAALAGPTLVCAMT
- a CDS encoding ester cyclase; protein product: MNTTSKRIGIAAAVAAVAVGGLTVASGTASATTTDRPHGLDNAKVRANEAVVEAFMRDVLDNHRGDHAAAYFTPTMAWHGGSVGTVSGAGNVAGLMTAVVTSIPDLRAAQQDIVAQGDEVVVRLVVTGTQTGPILNIPASGKPVRWDAIDVYRLAGGKIAEEWAGEDFTAFLNDTGTYKAPWIQ
- a CDS encoding nuclear transport factor 2 family protein encodes the protein MHENEKIIRAAYQVAEDQDVAGWVAAFTEDGTFTDESIPYTYQGPQELGLTVEVYAKAFPDMHRELEKFYVVDNMVIVQLRLQGTHTGPLELPTGTVPPTGKRMDAPCCDVFELVDGKIKRFDCYAEGSVIAKQLGLA
- a CDS encoding AAA family ATPase is translated as MKDRPAPAQGSDLVGRRAESAALNRLVTELRAGRGGALVVRGEAGIGKTALLESVLTVDDVRILRVSGVEFETELAFAALHQLCSPVLDGFGKLAAPQRDALSTAFGMGGEGVPDRFRAGLAVLGLLAEASTKQPLLCVVDDAQWLDQASARTLAFVARRVQNERVALLFAIREPEVQWELAGLPELRLDGLPEPDALSLLRSRIRAPLDDRVRDRILGESRGNPLALLELPRSADLAGGFAAPDAVPVSGKVEASFRSRLRGLPPDTRLLLLAAAAETTGDSVLLWRAAERLGIGSTAATPAEETGLIAFGLWVRFRHPLVRSVIYRDASLSDRRAVHGALAQAMDDGEEPDRRAWHRAQAACGPDAGVADALELSAGRARARGGIAAAAAFLEAATQLTPDPARRAERALAAACAKRDAGAGDRALELLAVADAGPCDASSHARGATLRARIAFDQARSDEAVARLEHAANLTMGLDEAAARDIFLEALAGAVFVGRFTEGPRLLQTADRARTVLPAPSPTRPVDLLLDGLTTQVRSGFLEAAPLLRQVVDLYVKEEDDDAFSPGEVWLACSAAMDLFEDTAWRTLADRQVRSSRSTGTVAALPVSLSYLALTDIHAGRFDDATANVAEACAIAAEIGAPGMEYVEITLAAWRGDSRTAVLAEKARRGAVERGEGRLVTAIEFAQAVFFNSRGRYQEALEACRPSAELDEMGFHSCTPHEFVEAAVRSGRRELAVPMVKTLTERTGANRTEWAAGVELRCRALIAEGPAADGLYRAAIDNFEHSEGRLHTARTRLLYGEWLRRAGHRQAARTNLREAHEMLTAIGADGFATRAARELSALGERVETRPSGPGGHGAGRLTAQEFQIAKLVATGATSKEVGAQLFLSPRTIDAHLRSIFKKLEITSRRQLRDLPLTR
- a CDS encoding NADP-dependent oxidoreductase; the protein is MKALVARDYGPLEDLVVEEMPVPVPGPGQLLVRTEAAALNPADTALITGAMRDVLPVGHPFIPGVDTAGIVVAVGEGVTRFAVGDPVLAWNGIPSGTLAEFAIVGDGPGTGHRPAALDPVRAAALPTATLTGAALLDAAEVKPGGTLLIVGASGGIGSFLVQMAVQAGVRVLATGRAEDEEYLRGLGAHEFIDYRDAAVAAQTRRLVPGGVDAVIDLALAGPALAGSAAAVRSGGLVVSPKGGPDLFDGGVTGVYTGVTRPEGRLEGFATQAAEGRLQVPIAAEYPFADVRQAVIDFPRRHLLGKAIVVFPPIEAE
- a CDS encoding Atu4866 domain-containing protein — encoded protein: MNGDTREPGPDRHPFVGMWVTEDGYIRQELRADGRYDEARGDRPSAYTGSYTVRGDHIDYQDDTGFTATGDVRDGVLYHEHLVLYREHDKGSGGGGASASVGAGAA